The genomic DNA TGCGTTGCAAGCTACGGGATTGGCCTTGCTGGTATTGTTTTTTGTGATTGGCGTGATGAAAACGACCGGTAACTTTGCGGAAATGAAACGACCGGAGGTTGCCGTGAAGTTATTTGTTCGATTTATTTTGGCCAAGGCGGCGGTCACGTATGGTCTGGAATTGATGATGGCGCTATTTTCGATTGTACAGGGCATCATTGCCGCCATGATTGGCCGGTCGGGATTTGGTTCATCGGACATGATGACACTGCCGGATACGATTGTCCAAGCGATTCAAGATGTGGGCTTCTGGCAAAGCATTCCGCTGTGGGTGGTAACGCTGCTAGGCAGCATGTTCATCACCGTTTTATCGTTTATTATGATTCTCTCTGTTTACGGCCGTTTTTTTCGTCTCTATATTTACACAGCCATTGCTCCTGTCCCCCTCTCATCGTTTGCTGGGGAGCCGACCCAATCCATCGGCAGGTCCTTTTTAAAGGGATATGCCGCCGTTTGTTTAGAAGGGGCGATCATTGTGCTGGCTTGCATTGTTTTTTCGGCATTTGCTACCGCGCCATCGGTCGTGAACGAAGGCGCACAGGCGGTGACCATGGTCTGGACGTACATTGGCGAACTGATTTTCAACATGCTGGTTCTCGTCGGCATGGTGAAAATGGCGGATCGGATCGTGCGGGAGATGATGGGGCTGTAATCGAAGGCATGCTGACGGGAGGGAAGGCAGTTCGGGGAGTATTACCGGATGGCTGCCAAAAAGAGCCTCAAAAGCGCCAGGGCATCGTTTCGTTGCTTTTCAGTACATTGGTTTAGTGCAGCTAAAATCAGTTCGGTATCATTGCTTTTGCTATTTGTCTCTTGCTCCAGCAACAACTCATTTGGGGATAGTTTCAGCAGGGTACAAATACGAAGCATGGTTTCAATGGACATGCCGGCTTGTCCGCGTTCAATATCGGCACAGAATCTGGGGACTCTCCCAATATACTCGGCCATTTGTTCTCGCGAGATATCCAAAGCTTCTCGCTGTTTCCGAATGCGCTGTCCTACCTTCTTTCTATCGTACACACTCATCATTGGTCACCCCTTTACAATCAGGTTCAGTTTATAACTCCTATTATGGAGGAGCACATAATTGACTGAAATGAGTTTAAAAAGTACTATCAGGGTAGTTTTTCCGATGACAACATGCTAATGCTTCATGATAGAGTTGCAAACAGAATGAGGAAGAGGAGTGCAAATGAGTGGATGATCTAGTAAGAAAACTGGAGAAAGAGAGGCAAAAATTAAACGAGCTTGGCGAAAAGTCGTTGATGCAATCGATTCCTTTATCCGACAATCAAGAGGTTCAGGAACAGAGTAGGAGGGTAGACGAGTTGATGGTGCAATATCAACGAATGAAGGCCAAGGATAGGCAACCGATACGGTAAAAGAGGGATGAAAGGGGCAAGGTCATGGGATTTCCAACGTGGTTCCGAGGAGCCATTCAAAGGCGATTGGATGAGGTTTCGGCACAAATCGAACATCATCCAGAGCTGAAAAAAATTAGGGATGAAGAAGATGAGGCGTTTCACACTATATTTTCGGGGCTGATCATGGCTCAAACACCTGAGTTTGAAGACTGGGAGGACAAGTATATTCTCAAGCAAGCCATGATGAATGAACGGCTGTACATGCAGGGATTGACAGATGGCATACAACTTGCCACTGCTTTACTGAATCATTCCGCTTTGCCGCCACATGAAACGCCGGTTACATTCAGTCACGAAAAGGGCCAAGCGAAGGCGAAGCCGTAAGAACAGGAAGCAATTGGGAGGGATGACATGTGGAAGTGAAAATCAACCGGGAGATCCGGGAATATACGGAAAGCATCTTTTTTGGACTGTCCTTGCGACAGTTCTTTTTTTCTGTTTTGGCCGTAGGTGTGGCGATAGCGCTGTACTTTATGCTGCGCAGTCGTTTCGGCATTGAGACACTCAGTTGGGTATGCGTCTTAGGTGCGGCCCCCTTCGCCGCCCTGGGCTTTATCCGGTACCACGGTATGAATGCCGAGCAATTGCTATGGGCGTATATCAAATCGGAATTTTTAATGCCGCGGCGCTTGGTCTTCCACTCGACGAACACGTATGCGGCGGCGTTAAGCAAGACCATAGAGCAGTATGAAAAAGGAATGAAGCGCCATGATTAAGACGTTAAGTCGTATCATCAAGCAGGATAAGGAACGATTTGTTATACCGAAAGGCGTACAACAAGTGATCCCGATTCGCTCTATTTGGGCGGACGGGATTTTTTTAGTTGGCAACAAGTTTTCCAAGACGTATCGCTTCGAGGACATCAATTATTCCGTCGCCTCCCGCGAAGATAAGGAAGCGATGTTCCTGTCGTATTCCGAATTGCTCAATTCCTTTGATAGCGGGGCGACAACGAAAATCACCATCCATAACCGGAGGCTGAATCGAGCGGATTTTGAAAGTTCGGTCTTCATTCCGCTTCAGCAAGATGAGCTGGACGAATATCGACAAGAGTATAATCAGATGCTGCTGGAAAAATCCGTTGGGGCCAACGGTACGATTCAAGAGAAGTATATAACGATATCCATTGCCAAACCCAATATCGAAGAAGCCCGGCATTATTTTTCTCGAGTTGGGACCGATCTGATCGCCCATTTTTCTCGTCTCGGCTCCAAATGTACGGAACTGAACGCCACTGAGCGGCTGCGTATTTTTCACCATTTCTTCCGCCAGGGAGAGGAAACGGACTTTCGTTTCGACTTGTCGGAAACGATGCGCAAAGGACATGATTTCAAAGATTATATTTGTCCGAATACGTTTGAGTTTGAAAAGGATCATTTTCGGATGGGGAAGCTTTATGGCCGGGTCATCTTCCTGCGTGAGTATGCCAGCTATATCAAGGACAGTATGGTATCCGAGCTTTGCGACCTGCATCGCAACCTATTTCTGTCCCTTGACATCATTCCGATACCAACGGATGAGGCGGTTCGCGAAATCGAAAACCGTTTGTTGGGCGTAGAGACGAATATTACGAACTGGCAGCGGCGGCAAAACAATAACAACAACTTCTCCGCCGTTATCCCGTATGACATGGAGCAGCAGCGAAAAGAGAGCAAGGAATTTCTGGATGACCTGACGACTCGCGACCAACGCATGATGTTTGGCTTATTGACGATGGTGCATGTGGCCGAAAGCAAGGAGCAACTCGACAACGATACCGAAGCGATATTGACGACGGCCCGCAAACATCTGTGTCAATTCTCGCCTCTTATGTACCAGCAGATGGACGGTCTAAATACCGTGTTGCCTTATGGTTTACGGAAAGTACATGCTTTGAGAACGTTGACGACAGAAAGCACAGCGGTGTTTATCCCGTTTCGGGCGCAGGAAATCATGCATGAAGGCGGTATTTACTACGGACAAAACGTCATCAGTAAAAATATGCTCATTGCCAATCGCAAGCAGTTGCTCAATGGAAACAGCTTTATTTTGGGGGTATCGGGCTCCGGAAAAAGCTTTACGGCAAAAAGAGAAATCGTCAATCAAATACTGGCCAGCGGCGATGACATTATTCTGATTGACCCGGAACGTGAATATTCCGCCCTAGTAGAAGCGCTAGGCGGAGAGACCATTCATATCTCGGCCACGTCACCTAATCATATCAATGCGATGGATATAAACCGGCAATACGGTGACGGAGCAAATCCGATCATTTTAAAATCCGAATTTGTTCTTTCGTTATGCGAGCAACTGATCGGCGGTTATCAGTTGGGAGCGAAGGAAAAGTCGATTATTGACCGTTGCACGGCCAGTGTGTATCGAAAATATCTGCAAAGCAATTACAAAGGGCAACCGCCTACCTTACAGGATTTTCGAGCGGAACTGCTCAAGCAATCCGAGCCGGAGGCGCAGGACATCGCGCTGGCGATTGAACTGTTTACCGCTGGCAGCTTGAATACGTTCGCCCAGCCGACTAACGTCAACGTTCATAACCGGCTGATCTGCTATGATATTTTGGATTTGGGCAAGCAACTGTTGCCGATTGGCATGCTGGTTGTATTGGACAGCATTCTGAATCGAATTACACAAAATCGCGCCAAGGGGAAAAACACGTTTATCTTCATCGATGAAATTTATCTGCTTTTCCAACACGAGTACAGCGCCAACTTTTTGTTCACGTTATGGAAACGTGTCCGAAAGTATGGCGCTTTTTGTACGGGGATTACGCAAAACGTGGATGATTTGTTGCAAAGTCATACGGCCCGAACGATGCTGGCCAATAGCGAATTTATCGTGATGCTGAATCAGGCCAGTACGGATCGCAAGGAGTTGGCGGAACTGCTTAATATTTCGGATCTCCAGCTTTCTTATATTACAAACGTCGATGCCGGGAATGGGCTGTTAAAGGTCGGCAGTTCTCTCGTGCCATTTACAGATAGCTTTCCACGGCATACAAAACTTTACCGTTTGATGACCACGAAACCGGGAGAATCGCTGTAAACCCTCGGCAAGCGGCTGATGAGATGCTTCATCAGCTGCTTGCCAATGTATGTAGATTCGACTGGTTACAGCCGTCTGAGACAAGTGGTACTTGCTGGCTAATTGAGTGATGGTTAATTGGAGATGGAAGTCATTCCGGCGTGCAGAAAAAAAATTGACCAGGGCTTAATATGAAGAGTAAAGGTATATTTTACTATTCTATCGCTAGCGCACGACTACAAGACTATTTAAATTACTCTAGTCCTACGACTGTCGGGTTAGTCTGTTTCCCATTGAGAGGAGTTGTTTCATTATCGGTCTTTCAAAATACGGATGGTAGCACCTAATCTGCATACATAACTGAACAACAGGGCTTGCTTCTCATCATGGTGTTGCCATGAGAGCGGGAGTTGATATTGTTGGTTAATATCAAGTCGCGTGCAGCTCGTGCTGCCAGAGAACAGGCCCTAACTGAATTCGCTATCAGGCTCATTGAAGAT from Paenibacillus woosongensis includes the following:
- a CDS encoding PrgI family protein, with translation MEVKINREIREYTESIFFGLSLRQFFFSVLAVGVAIALYFMLRSRFGIETLSWVCVLGAAPFAALGFIRYHGMNAEQLLWAYIKSEFLMPRRLVFHSTNTYAAALSKTIEQYEKGMKRHD
- a CDS encoding VirB4-like conjugal transfer ATPase, CD1110 family; protein product: MIKTLSRIIKQDKERFVIPKGVQQVIPIRSIWADGIFLVGNKFSKTYRFEDINYSVASREDKEAMFLSYSELLNSFDSGATTKITIHNRRLNRADFESSVFIPLQQDELDEYRQEYNQMLLEKSVGANGTIQEKYITISIAKPNIEEARHYFSRVGTDLIAHFSRLGSKCTELNATERLRIFHHFFRQGEETDFRFDLSETMRKGHDFKDYICPNTFEFEKDHFRMGKLYGRVIFLREYASYIKDSMVSELCDLHRNLFLSLDIIPIPTDEAVREIENRLLGVETNITNWQRRQNNNNNFSAVIPYDMEQQRKESKEFLDDLTTRDQRMMFGLLTMVHVAESKEQLDNDTEAILTTARKHLCQFSPLMYQQMDGLNTVLPYGLRKVHALRTLTTESTAVFIPFRAQEIMHEGGIYYGQNVISKNMLIANRKQLLNGNSFILGVSGSGKSFTAKREIVNQILASGDDIILIDPEREYSALVEALGGETIHISATSPNHINAMDINRQYGDGANPIILKSEFVLSLCEQLIGGYQLGAKEKSIIDRCTASVYRKYLQSNYKGQPPTLQDFRAELLKQSEPEAQDIALAIELFTAGSLNTFAQPTNVNVHNRLICYDILDLGKQLLPIGMLVVLDSILNRITQNRAKGKNTFIFIDEIYLLFQHEYSANFLFTLWKRVRKYGAFCTGITQNVDDLLQSHTARTMLANSEFIVMLNQASTDRKELAELLNISDLQLSYITNVDAGNGLLKVGSSLVPFTDSFPRHTKLYRLMTTKPGESL
- a CDS encoding aspartyl-phosphate phosphatase Spo0E family protein; protein product: MDDLVRKLEKERQKLNELGEKSLMQSIPLSDNQEVQEQSRRVDELMVQYQRMKAKDRQPIR
- a CDS encoding helix-turn-helix domain-containing protein; the protein is MSVYDRKKVGQRIRKQREALDISREQMAEYIGRVPRFCADIERGQAGMSIETMLRICTLLKLSPNELLLEQETNSKSNDTELILAALNQCTEKQRNDALALLRLFLAAIR